One genomic window of Desulfatirhabdium butyrativorans DSM 18734 includes the following:
- a CDS encoding DUF6125 family protein, with protein MQSSITELGREELLGLLQDASLNWLAHDGLWFQAVEEKFGTTEASLCNQKAIAIYSEIEAKRIKRRFHLTQGGIPDLMQALKFRMYHLINEQDFVEVSGNRCIFRMVGCRVQQTRKQKGLPDYPCKAVGIKEYSHFAKTIDPRIQTRCVACPPDMHPDQYWCAWEFFMDA; from the coding sequence ATGCAATCTTCCATAACGGAACTCGGCCGTGAAGAATTGTTGGGTTTGTTACAGGATGCCTCTTTGAACTGGCTGGCCCATGACGGGTTGTGGTTTCAGGCCGTGGAGGAAAAATTCGGAACAACGGAAGCCAGCCTCTGCAACCAGAAAGCCATCGCGATTTATTCCGAAATCGAGGCCAAACGGATCAAGAGACGGTTTCATTTGACGCAGGGCGGTATTCCGGACCTGATGCAGGCCCTGAAATTCAGAATGTATCATTTGATCAATGAACAGGATTTTGTGGAAGTCTCCGGGAATCGATGCATTTTCAGAATGGTGGGATGCCGCGTCCAACAGACCAGAAAGCAGAAAGGATTGCCGGACTATCCCTGCAAGGCGGTGGGAATCAAAGAATACAGTCATTTTGCCAAAACCATCGATCCGAGAATCCAGACAAGATGCGTCGCCTGTCCCCCGGATATGCATCCGGATCAGTACTGGTGCGCCTGGGAATTTTTTATGGATGCCTGA
- a CDS encoding 2,3-butanediol dehydrogenase, with protein MKAAVWHKKGDIRIENVPEPVPGPGQVLVKIKACGICGSDLHEYNHGPFIIPARPHPLTGRQGGPVILGHEFSAEVVRSGPDAVRFQPGDRVTMNALITCGVCHYCRTGAYNMCLKLGSTGFAADGGFAEYAVLREYALYPLPDSVTDDMGSFVEPLAVAVRAVKRSRMQIGDTAVVIGAGPIGLLVMQVCRVAGAGRVIVVEPMKARRDLASRLGAGYVFNPLEQDPGKAIAGITGGLRADVAFDCVGSQPAFDTAVKSTGRRACICIVGLSLNPIQVPFMQLWGHEKEITFSSGYENEFPAAIDLLADDRVDVNPLISARIQLDDLVEKGIKPLMESADRYVKIVVYP; from the coding sequence ATGAAAGCAGCTGTCTGGCATAAAAAAGGGGATATTCGAATAGAGAATGTTCCGGAGCCGGTTCCGGGTCCGGGGCAGGTCCTGGTCAAGATCAAAGCCTGCGGCATTTGCGGGTCCGATCTTCATGAATACAACCATGGTCCTTTCATCATCCCGGCAAGGCCGCATCCATTGACCGGGCGGCAGGGCGGCCCGGTAATCCTCGGGCATGAATTTTCCGCGGAAGTGGTCCGGTCCGGTCCGGATGCCGTTCGGTTCCAACCGGGCGACCGGGTGACCATGAACGCGCTGATCACTTGCGGCGTCTGTCATTACTGCCGGACCGGCGCATACAACATGTGTCTGAAACTCGGCAGTACGGGCTTTGCCGCGGACGGCGGCTTTGCCGAATATGCGGTCTTGCGGGAATACGCCCTCTACCCTCTTCCCGATTCCGTCACCGACGATATGGGCTCCTTTGTCGAACCCCTGGCCGTGGCCGTTCGGGCCGTCAAGAGAAGTCGCATGCAAATCGGAGACACGGCGGTGGTGATCGGCGCCGGTCCCATCGGTCTTCTGGTCATGCAGGTCTGCCGGGTGGCCGGCGCCGGTCGCGTCATTGTGGTGGAGCCCATGAAGGCGCGGCGCGATCTGGCATCCCGGCTGGGGGCCGGATATGTGTTCAACCCGCTGGAACAGGATCCGGGAAAGGCGATTGCCGGAATCACCGGAGGGCTTCGGGCCGATGTCGCTTTCGATTGCGTGGGCAGCCAGCCGGCCTTTGATACGGCCGTCAAATCTACCGGCAGAAGAGCGTGCATTTGTATCGTCGGCCTTTCTCTCAACCCGATTCAGGTCCCTTTCATGCAGCTGTGGGGTCATGAAAAGGAAATCACCTTCAGCAGCGGATATGAAAATGAATTCCCGGCGGCCATCGACCTTCTGGCCGATGACAGGGTAGATGTGAATCCGTTGATATCGGCCCGGATTCAACTGGACGATCTGGTTGAAAAGGGCATCAAACCCCTTATGGAATCAGCGGATCGTTATGTGAAAATCGTGGTGTATCCCTGA
- a CDS encoding thiamine pyrophosphate-dependent dehydrogenase E1 component subunit alpha — protein MATFNRDQLVEFYTRMIRIRMVEEKLMEVFSNGEIPGFIHVCIGQEATPVAVCSHLDATDYMANTHRGHGHALAKGIRATDFMAELFGRKNGPCRGRSGSMHLADPDLGILGANGIVGGGIPIACGAALSAKYFKNNRVAVCFFGEGATGEGTFHESLNLAAVLNLPVVFICENNQWAEFTPQTVHMGIRDVAERAAAYGIPGVAIPNDFFRIHEEAGKSIATARTGGGPSLIEVQSLRWHGHFVGDAQKYRNPENIETAMSADCIADFLQRLYADNHITHEEAEGIRKQVQEEILSAVEYARNSPLPDPSELLEELWV, from the coding sequence ATGGCCACATTCAACAGGGATCAACTGGTCGAATTTTATACACGGATGATACGCATACGCATGGTGGAAGAAAAGCTGATGGAAGTGTTCTCCAACGGGGAAATTCCGGGCTTCATCCACGTATGCATCGGTCAGGAGGCGACGCCGGTCGCCGTATGCAGTCATCTGGATGCGACGGATTATATGGCCAACACCCATCGCGGGCATGGCCATGCACTGGCCAAAGGCATCCGGGCGACGGACTTCATGGCCGAGCTTTTCGGGAGGAAAAACGGCCCCTGCCGAGGACGGTCCGGGTCCATGCATCTGGCGGATCCGGATCTGGGAATACTGGGCGCCAACGGCATCGTCGGCGGCGGCATACCCATCGCATGCGGCGCCGCTCTTTCGGCAAAATATTTCAAGAACAACCGGGTGGCGGTCTGTTTTTTCGGGGAAGGGGCGACCGGTGAAGGGACGTTTCATGAGTCCCTCAACCTGGCGGCTGTGTTGAACCTGCCCGTTGTGTTCATCTGTGAAAACAATCAATGGGCCGAGTTTACGCCCCAAACCGTTCACATGGGGATTCGCGATGTTGCGGAGCGGGCCGCTGCATACGGGATCCCGGGGGTCGCCATCCCCAATGATTTTTTTCGAATTCATGAGGAAGCGGGAAAATCCATTGCAACGGCGCGGACCGGAGGAGGCCCCTCCCTGATTGAAGTTCAAAGCCTGCGCTGGCATGGTCATTTTGTCGGGGACGCTCAAAAATACCGGAATCCTGAAAATATCGAAACCGCCATGAGCGCCGATTGTATAGCTGATTTTTTACAGCGGTTATACGCCGATAACCATATCACCCATGAGGAAGCGGAGGGTATCCGGAAACAGGTTCAGGAAGAAATTCTGTCGGCGGTGGAATATGCCCGGAACAGTCCGCTGCCCGATCCCTCCGAATTACTGGAAGAATTATGGGTATAA
- a CDS encoding TRAP transporter small permease subunit, with protein MKWYIRIVDGISEWIGKIFCWLMLPLVLITAFEVFMRYVMKQPTIWAWDLNVMIFAAITFIGGGYALLEKGHVTVDVFTIHMNRRNQAILSMITYLIFFIGIITLMVGGWEMFLMSWKVKETMPTIWAPPYYWMKLLLPLGCLLLILQGISEFLKNLYIIFDKDESRGA; from the coding sequence ATGAAATGGTATATCCGCATTGTTGACGGGATCAGTGAATGGATCGGAAAAATCTTTTGCTGGTTGATGTTGCCGCTGGTGTTGATCACCGCCTTCGAAGTGTTCATGAGATACGTCATGAAACAGCCGACGATCTGGGCCTGGGATTTGAACGTGATGATCTTTGCCGCCATCACGTTTATCGGCGGAGGATATGCGCTGCTGGAAAAAGGTCATGTCACGGTGGATGTGTTCACCATTCACATGAATCGACGGAATCAGGCCATTCTGTCCATGATCACCTACCTGATTTTTTTCATTGGAATCATCACATTGATGGTCGGCGGATGGGAAATGTTTTTGATGTCCTGGAAGGTGAAGGAAACCATGCCGACCATCTGGGCGCCGCCGTATTACTGGATGAAGCTCCTCCTGCCGCTGGGGTGCCTGTTGTTGATTCTGCAGGGAATTTCCGAGTTTTTGAAAAATTTGTACATCATTTTCGATAAAGACGAAAGCCGGGGTGCATAA
- a CDS encoding SDR family NAD(P)-dependent oxidoreductase — translation MNLPYFDLTGKVAVVSGGATGIGRGIAEGLAEAGAGIAIVARRLDVCTRACEEIENRYKARAIPFRCDITRSEDIEAMVEGVVQAFGRIDILVNNAGIGGSEKPILEMTEADWDSVVNTNLKAVFMLSKSVVARMVRQGEGGKIINVASIGALIGWPNMSAYCSSKGGCVQLTRVMALEWARYNIQANAILPGYVETPMNTALFAGDIGKKIIKTSIPMKRLARIEEMKGVGVLLASPASSFMTGSAVVVDGGQTCF, via the coding sequence ATGAATTTGCCCTATTTTGATCTGACGGGAAAAGTGGCCGTCGTCAGCGGCGGCGCCACCGGAATCGGCAGAGGGATTGCCGAAGGACTGGCGGAAGCCGGCGCCGGCATCGCCATTGTGGCCAGAAGGCTGGATGTCTGTACCCGGGCCTGTGAAGAAATCGAGAATCGATATAAAGCCCGCGCCATTCCATTCCGCTGCGACATCACCCGATCCGAGGACATTGAAGCCATGGTGGAAGGAGTCGTCCAGGCGTTCGGCCGTATCGATATCCTGGTCAACAATGCCGGCATCGGCGGCAGCGAAAAACCGATTCTGGAGATGACCGAGGCGGACTGGGACAGTGTGGTGAACACGAATCTGAAAGCCGTATTCATGCTTTCCAAATCCGTTGTCGCCCGGATGGTCCGGCAGGGCGAAGGCGGCAAGATCATCAATGTGGCCTCCATCGGCGCACTGATCGGATGGCCCAACATGTCCGCCTATTGTTCCAGCAAGGGCGGCTGCGTCCAGTTGACCCGGGTCATGGCGCTGGAATGGGCCCGCTACAATATCCAGGCCAATGCCATTTTGCCCGGCTATGTGGAAACGCCCATGAATACGGCATTGTTTGCCGGCGACATCGGAAAAAAGATTATCAAAACCAGTATCCCCATGAAGCGCCTGGCCCGGATCGAGGAAATGAAAGGGGTGGGCGTTCTGCTGGCATCCCCTGCATCCAGTTTCATGACAGGCTCCGCCGTCGTCGTGGACGGGGGGCAGACCTGTTTTTGA
- a CDS encoding TRAP transporter large permease, which produces MVTASIIVGSLLIVLMTGMPVAFALIGLSVILLWQLLGPTALFMLVSASFNQARTEVFIAIPLFVLMASVLQFSGIATSLYNTMRMWTGRLKGGLAIATIIISAILGALSGIGATATVTMGLIALPEMLNKKYNKHLVVGAITAGGALGPLIPPSNLMIIVGGYASLSVGKLFMGGVVPGVLCAVFYSLYIWVRCKTHPEDGPPLPEEEIATLAEKLKALRQVFLPFLLILAVLGGIYGGITTPTEAAGFGAIGAIIIAGIYRQLTFGNLYGALKVSFKVTSMIMWLVIGGGCYSTLVTTTGTAAVVSGFLADIPFGAPGAITVMLLIVLVMGMFIDPVAISMICIPVFLPVLNTFSIDPLWFMLLFTLATCIGYITPPFGLNIFYMKGVVPNDISLGDIYKGVIPYCWVKIAVLILCVLFPSLLTFLPNLMD; this is translated from the coding sequence ATGGTTACTGCTTCTATCATCGTTGGATCATTGCTGATCGTTCTAATGACGGGGATGCCGGTAGCCTTCGCACTGATCGGTCTTTCCGTGATACTGCTCTGGCAACTGCTCGGCCCCACGGCCCTGTTCATGCTGGTTTCAGCCTCATTCAATCAGGCCCGGACGGAAGTTTTCATTGCCATTCCCCTGTTTGTGCTGATGGCCTCGGTGCTGCAATTTTCGGGAATCGCAACATCCCTTTACAATACCATGCGGATGTGGACCGGCCGCCTGAAGGGAGGGCTGGCCATCGCCACCATCATTATCAGCGCAATTCTGGGAGCATTGAGCGGAATCGGCGCCACGGCGACGGTAACGATGGGGCTGATCGCGCTGCCGGAAATGCTGAACAAAAAATACAACAAACATCTTGTAGTCGGCGCCATAACCGCCGGAGGAGCGCTGGGGCCACTGATTCCTCCCAGCAACCTGATGATCATCGTCGGCGGATATGCCTCCCTTTCGGTAGGAAAGCTGTTTATGGGAGGCGTCGTTCCCGGCGTCTTGTGCGCGGTATTTTACAGTCTGTATATTTGGGTGCGATGCAAAACCCATCCCGAAGACGGCCCGCCGTTGCCGGAAGAGGAAATCGCCACGCTGGCGGAAAAACTGAAAGCCCTCCGCCAGGTGTTTTTACCTTTTCTGCTCATTCTGGCCGTATTGGGCGGCATTTATGGCGGAATCACGACGCCCACGGAAGCCGCCGGTTTCGGCGCCATCGGGGCCATCATTATTGCGGGAATCTATCGCCAGTTGACTTTTGGAAACCTGTATGGCGCATTGAAAGTTTCCTTCAAGGTCACCAGCATGATCATGTGGCTGGTGATCGGCGGCGGCTGTTATTCCACCCTGGTGACAACCACCGGGACGGCCGCGGTGGTCAGCGGATTCCTGGCCGACATCCCGTTCGGCGCCCCGGGCGCCATCACCGTCATGCTGCTGATCGTCCTTGTCATGGGGATGTTCATCGATCCGGTCGCCATCTCCATGATCTGCATTCCCGTTTTTCTTCCGGTTCTCAATACCTTTTCCATCGATCCCCTCTGGTTCATGCTCCTGTTCACCCTGGCGACCTGTATCGGATATATCACGCCGCCTTTCGGCCTGAACATTTTTTACATGAAAGGGGTGGTTCCCAACGATATTTCTCTGGGGGATATTTACAAAGGGGTGATCCCGTATTGCTGGGTCAAGATCGCCGTGCTCATTCTCTGCGTTCTTTTCCCGTCGCTCCTGACCTTTTTGCCCAATCTGATGGATTGA
- a CDS encoding alpha-ketoacid dehydrogenase subunit beta: MKEIRYIGGIKEAIREEMERDSRVVLIGEDVGKPGGSFGASRGLIEQFGPDRVIDTPISEAGFMGMAAGAAACGMRPVVEIMFMDFMTVCMDGVVNQIAKMRYMFGSRFSMPIVIRTPCGGGLNAGPQHSQCLEAWFAHVPGLKVVMPSTPYDVKGIMKSAIRDDNPVIVVENKALHALKGSIPEEEYVIPLGRADIKRTGSDVTVVATSRMVHESLKAAEILSAENIQVEIIDPVTISPWDKDRVFQSIAKTHRLVVAHEAVKQCGIGAEISAVVAEELMDELDAPIVRVGAPFVPVPFSLEQAYLPNAKDVVAGVRKVLEKTF, translated from the coding sequence ATGAAGGAAATCAGATACATCGGAGGAATTAAAGAAGCGATACGGGAAGAGATGGAACGGGATTCCCGGGTCGTGCTGATCGGTGAAGATGTGGGAAAGCCGGGCGGATCATTCGGCGCCAGCCGGGGACTGATCGAGCAGTTCGGGCCGGATCGGGTGATCGATACGCCCATCAGCGAGGCGGGATTCATGGGAATGGCCGCCGGGGCCGCGGCATGCGGCATGCGGCCCGTTGTTGAAATCATGTTCATGGATTTCATGACGGTTTGCATGGACGGGGTCGTGAATCAAATCGCCAAGATGAGATACATGTTCGGCAGCCGGTTCAGTATGCCGATCGTCATTCGCACCCCCTGCGGCGGCGGATTGAATGCCGGTCCCCAGCATTCCCAATGCCTGGAGGCCTGGTTCGCCCATGTCCCGGGGCTGAAAGTGGTCATGCCGTCAACCCCGTACGATGTAAAAGGGATCATGAAGTCGGCCATACGGGATGACAACCCGGTCATCGTGGTGGAAAACAAGGCCCTTCATGCCTTGAAAGGATCGATCCCGGAAGAGGAATATGTCATTCCCCTCGGCCGGGCGGATATCAAACGAACCGGCTCCGATGTTACGGTGGTCGCCACGTCCCGGATGGTTCATGAATCCCTGAAAGCGGCCGAGATCCTTTCGGCGGAGAATATCCAGGTGGAAATTATCGATCCCGTTACCATCAGTCCCTGGGACAAAGACCGCGTATTCCAGTCCATTGCCAAAACCCACCGGCTGGTGGTGGCCCATGAAGCCGTCAAACAATGCGGGATCGGCGCGGAAATTTCGGCGGTTGTGGCCGAAGAACTCATGGATGAGCTGGATGCCCCCATTGTCCGGGTGGGGGCCCCTTTCGTTCCGGTTCCTTTCAGTCTGGAACAGGCTTATTTGCCGAATGCAAAGGATGTCGTTGCGGGCGTTCGGAAAGTTTTGGAAAAAACATTTTAA